A part of Leptospira inadai serovar Lyme str. 10 genomic DNA contains:
- a CDS encoding LIC14007 family protein has protein sequence METGFCSIQILDFRLPSRIEINGSGKMKVYSAERVPNSIDYNLYVTEGNSKVRLILQEPNISGLQELPAQDRVLRYLSYTILLNYTGDPVFSARCTNRFLSFLNDIIHRDSWFFLANRVEQFIKDFENFGVEISYDF, from the coding sequence ATGGAAACCGGTTTTTGTTCCATACAAATACTCGATTTTAGGCTTCCGTCTAGAATAGAAATTAATGGGTCCGGTAAAATGAAGGTTTATTCAGCCGAAAGAGTTCCTAACTCGATAGATTATAACCTCTATGTAACGGAGGGTAATTCCAAGGTTCGACTAATATTGCAAGAACCGAATATTTCGGGGTTACAGGAACTTCCGGCTCAAGACAGAGTTCTGCGCTATCTTTCCTACACGATTCTATTGAACTACACGGGAGACCCGGTTTTCTCCGCTCGTTGTACAAATCGTTTCCTGAGTTTTCTAAACGACATCATTCACCGCGATTCCTGGTTCTTTTTGGCCAATCGAGTCGAACAATTCATCAAGGATTTTGAAAACTTTGGAGTGGAAATTTCGTACGACTTTTGA
- a CDS encoding FAD-dependent oxidoreductase: MSSLDTSSIFRPISLGSETIPNRIIMGSMHLGLEGLPQTADRMTAFYGKRFEGGVGLITTGGIAVNAEAKGSNIFFDFQKEEDCKELERVALALKPQGIFCAQLFHAGRYSYHRELVAPSPLRAPINRFIPKELSTEDAWRTIRDFGSSALRAKQVGFRAVEIMASEGYLVNQFFSEVTNKRTDEFGGSPENRRRFAIEVMKEVRKQVGTGYPVIVRMSGIDLIPGNPTFEEVVALGNELKAAGADALNIGIGWHESRIPTISQLVPRGAWAKIAGKVKASVPGIPIIASNRINMPETIVQVLSANEADIVSMARPFLADADIVNKIKANETERVNTCVACNQACLDHTFKEEMVSCLVNPSANREMEWKKLPQAKKQKVVVIGSGPGGMESARVAALRGHEVILLEASDKLGGQLNLAASIPGKFEFFETVRYFKNELPKLGVDIRLNTRADLSLLESLKPDAVIFATGVLPRDLKLPGLEKKPHASYVEFLNGTFKPGKSVAIIGGGGIGVDVAHRLTEEKDPDILSYFHRYNVGSYTQAHILPEKSDRKVSILRRNGKVGAGLGQTTSWALLQELQSKGVEFLSSLTYKEVNEKGLVIESKKEGEKTLECDTIILCAGQVSDASLYESFRKDRPSIPSYLIGGAKDASGIDAKRAMLEGYLAATRIGVEQN; encoded by the coding sequence ATGTCTTCTTTAGACACCTCCTCCATTTTTCGTCCGATATCATTGGGATCGGAAACGATTCCGAATCGAATCATAATGGGCTCAATGCACTTAGGATTGGAAGGCCTACCTCAAACCGCGGACCGAATGACCGCTTTTTACGGCAAACGTTTCGAAGGCGGGGTCGGATTAATCACTACGGGTGGAATCGCGGTAAATGCGGAAGCAAAAGGTTCGAATATCTTTTTCGATTTTCAAAAAGAGGAAGATTGCAAAGAACTAGAACGGGTCGCCTTGGCGCTTAAACCGCAGGGAATTTTTTGCGCCCAACTCTTTCATGCCGGTAGATATTCCTATCATAGAGAGCTTGTAGCGCCTTCTCCCTTAAGAGCACCGATTAATCGATTTATCCCCAAGGAATTGTCGACCGAAGATGCTTGGAGAACGATTCGAGATTTTGGCTCTTCCGCTCTTCGGGCAAAACAAGTGGGATTCCGAGCAGTGGAAATCATGGCGTCGGAGGGATATCTAGTAAACCAGTTCTTTTCGGAGGTAACGAACAAGAGAACCGACGAGTTCGGCGGGTCTCCCGAAAACAGAAGAAGATTTGCCATAGAAGTAATGAAGGAAGTTCGAAAGCAGGTCGGAACCGGGTATCCGGTCATCGTTCGTATGTCCGGCATCGATCTCATTCCAGGAAATCCTACGTTTGAAGAAGTCGTCGCCTTAGGAAACGAACTCAAAGCGGCAGGTGCGGACGCTTTGAATATCGGAATCGGTTGGCACGAATCCAGAATTCCTACGATTTCTCAATTAGTTCCGAGAGGAGCTTGGGCTAAGATTGCGGGAAAAGTAAAAGCATCCGTTCCGGGAATTCCGATCATCGCCTCCAATAGAATCAATATGCCTGAGACCATCGTCCAGGTTCTCTCGGCAAACGAAGCCGATATCGTGAGCATGGCACGTCCCTTTCTTGCGGATGCGGATATCGTAAATAAAATCAAGGCGAATGAAACCGAGAGAGTAAATACCTGTGTCGCGTGTAACCAAGCTTGCTTAGACCACACATTTAAGGAAGAAATGGTGTCTTGTTTAGTAAATCCATCCGCCAACCGAGAGATGGAATGGAAAAAATTACCGCAGGCTAAAAAACAGAAAGTCGTCGTTATCGGTTCCGGTCCGGGAGGAATGGAATCGGCTAGAGTGGCCGCACTAAGGGGTCACGAAGTCATTTTACTGGAAGCCTCTGATAAGCTGGGAGGACAACTAAACCTCGCGGCTTCGATTCCGGGAAAATTCGAATTCTTTGAAACTGTTCGCTATTTTAAAAACGAACTACCGAAGCTCGGAGTGGATATTCGACTGAATACTCGAGCCGACCTATCTCTCCTAGAGTCTCTTAAACCGGATGCGGTTATCTTTGCGACGGGTGTTTTGCCTCGGGATCTGAAACTCCCCGGTTTAGAAAAGAAACCGCATGCCAGTTATGTGGAATTCCTAAACGGAACCTTTAAACCGGGAAAATCCGTGGCGATCATCGGAGGAGGAGGAATCGGTGTCGACGTCGCTCATAGATTGACCGAGGAAAAAGATCCGGATATCCTTTCTTATTTTCATCGCTATAATGTAGGATCATATACGCAAGCCCATATTCTGCCGGAAAAATCCGACCGCAAAGTATCCATCCTAAGACGAAACGGAAAAGTCGGAGCCGGGCTCGGACAAACTACTTCTTGGGCCTTATTACAGGAGCTTCAATCCAAAGGAGTGGAATTTCTTTCATCCCTCACCTATAAAGAGGTGAATGAAAAAGGCTTGGTGATCGAAAGCAAGAAGGAAGGCGAGAAGACGTTGGAATGCGATACGATCATTCTCTGTGCGGGTCAGGTCAGTGATGCCTCCCTTTACGAATCGTTCCGCAAAGACAGGCCGTCCATTCCTAGTTACCTAATCGGCGGAGCAAAAGACGCCTCCGGAATCGACGCAAAACGCGCAATGCTCGAAGGCTATCTGGCAGCGACTCGGATCGGCGTAGAGCAAAACTAA
- a CDS encoding FKBP-type peptidyl-prolyl cis-trans isomerase yields MNPRVVTFHYTLKDNQGNLIDSSEGSHPLSYLEGVGQIIAGLEEEIKQLKTGDKKVISVDADRGYGKKNPELVFDVPKSQFPQDEELTVGMMFQTDEPDTVYTITEIKGESIIVDGNHPLAGVDLVFDVQIVNTREATDEEITHGHVHGEGGHHHH; encoded by the coding sequence ATGAATCCTAGAGTCGTTACTTTTCACTATACTTTAAAGGATAATCAGGGAAACCTAATTGATTCTTCGGAAGGAAGTCACCCACTCTCTTATCTAGAAGGTGTCGGGCAAATTATAGCGGGCTTAGAGGAAGAGATCAAACAACTAAAAACAGGCGATAAGAAGGTCATATCGGTCGACGCGGATCGAGGTTACGGCAAAAAGAACCCGGAATTAGTTTTCGATGTTCCGAAAAGTCAATTTCCCCAGGACGAAGAACTCACGGTCGGAATGATGTTTCAAACCGACGAGCCCGATACGGTGTATACCATTACGGAAATTAAAGGCGAAAGTATCATAGTCGATGGAAACCATCCTTTAGCGGGAGTCGATCTAGTTTTCGATGTTCAGATCGTAAATACCCGGGAAGCGACTGACGAGGAGATCACTCACGGGCACGTTCATGGCGAGGGGGGACACCACCACCATTGA